Proteins encoded together in one Chryseobacterium sp. G0201 window:
- a CDS encoding response regulator transcription factor: MKILIIEDETELAKSISEYLSGENYICEFAPTFSEAMEKIETFQYDCILLDIMLPDGNGLVILEELKRQNKQDGVIIISAKNALDDKIKGLQLGADDYLTKPFHLSELMARIYSIIRRKQFNNSNVITQNELQIDLLAKTVTINNKTIILTKKEFDLLLYFIGNKNKVISKSTLAEHLSGDFADMLDNHDFVYAHVKNLKKKLYEAGCDHYLKTVYGTGYKWENIYKL; the protein is encoded by the coding sequence ATGAAAATCCTGATCATAGAAGACGAAACCGAGCTTGCTAAAAGTATCTCCGAATATCTTTCGGGAGAAAATTATATATGTGAATTTGCACCCACATTCAGCGAAGCAATGGAGAAAATAGAAACGTTCCAGTATGATTGCATACTGTTGGATATTATGCTCCCTGACGGCAATGGACTTGTCATTTTAGAAGAATTAAAAAGACAGAATAAACAGGATGGCGTCATTATCATTTCTGCTAAAAATGCTTTGGATGATAAGATAAAAGGTTTGCAGTTAGGGGCAGACGATTATCTTACGAAACCATTTCACCTTTCAGAACTGATGGCAAGGATCTATTCAATTATCAGAAGAAAACAATTCAATAATTCGAATGTCATCACACAGAATGAATTGCAGATAGATCTTTTAGCAAAAACTGTTACTATTAATAATAAAACAATTATTCTGACAAAAAAAGAATTTGATTTGCTGCTTTATTTTATCGGCAATAAAAATAAGGTAATTTCCAAAAGTACATTGGCGGAACATCTCTCCGGTGATTTTGCGGATATGCTGGATAATCACGATTTTGTCTATGCTCACGTCAAGAATCTTAAAAAGAAATTATATGAAGCAGGCTGTGACCATTACTTGAAAACAGTTTATGGTACAGGATATAAATGGGAAAATATCTATAAATTATGA
- a CDS encoding sensor histidine kinase has product MKPLLSKTTRPFLIFVMIVLVFSIPVYYFVVDAIWQEELDEHNEIVAEKTGYEFNKMNASKEEIQRSIALWKQIQPGTNIEKLPGNNLKKDSIFTTEKYKPFSADATIERYRCLKKIIYIKNEPYLFTIETNIEETEGTVMIIGAITLFFFLLIVTGLFILNRRLSKTIWKPFRETLDQLKNFNLNTQTQIEFDKTDTTEFEELNQSLRKLIAHNISVYKTQKEFTENASHELQTPLAILKNKLDLLLQDANLTEKQYNIAEEMNKALTRSSRINKNLLLLAKIDNSQFDNSESIQFDEILHQNMDIFNEHFEQKNISVVENISSDVEMIGNSGLTEVLISNLILNAIRHTSRDGAISVKLTNSVFEVANSGSEKLNTDLLFKRFSKLSAENSGSGLGLAIISEICKFHHWTISYKFENNLHIFSVKL; this is encoded by the coding sequence ATGAAGCCACTTTTAAGTAAAACCACAAGACCTTTTTTGATTTTTGTAATGATTGTTCTCGTTTTCAGTATCCCTGTTTATTATTTTGTAGTGGATGCAATATGGCAGGAGGAACTTGATGAGCACAATGAGATTGTTGCAGAAAAAACAGGATACGAATTTAACAAAATGAATGCTTCTAAAGAAGAAATACAACGTAGTATCGCTCTTTGGAAGCAGATTCAGCCGGGAACTAATATTGAAAAATTACCTGGGAATAATTTAAAAAAAGATTCGATTTTCACAACAGAAAAATACAAACCTTTTTCTGCTGATGCCACGATTGAGCGCTACCGATGTCTGAAAAAAATTATTTACATAAAAAATGAACCATATCTTTTTACGATAGAGACCAATATTGAGGAGACAGAAGGTACTGTGATGATCATCGGTGCTATTACATTATTCTTTTTTCTTTTAATTGTCACTGGATTGTTTATTTTGAATAGAAGATTATCTAAAACCATCTGGAAGCCATTTAGAGAGACACTTGATCAATTGAAGAATTTTAATTTAAACACACAAACGCAGATTGAATTTGACAAGACAGATACCACAGAATTTGAAGAGTTAAACCAATCACTAAGAAAATTGATTGCACACAATATATCCGTGTATAAAACACAAAAAGAGTTTACTGAAAATGCATCGCACGAATTACAGACTCCGTTGGCCATCTTGAAAAATAAGCTTGATCTTTTACTTCAAGATGCAAACCTGACCGAAAAGCAGTACAACATTGCCGAGGAAATGAACAAAGCTTTAACGAGAAGTTCAAGAATTAATAAAAATCTTTTGTTATTAGCAAAAATAGATAACAGTCAATTCGATAATTCTGAAAGCATTCAGTTTGATGAGATATTGCACCAAAATATGGATATTTTTAATGAACATTTTGAGCAAAAAAATATATCCGTCGTAGAGAATATTTCTTCTGACGTTGAGATGATTGGCAATAGCGGGCTGACAGAAGTTCTTATCAGTAACCTAATTTTAAATGCAATTCGTCATACTTCACGTGACGGAGCAATATCGGTGAAATTGACAAATTCAGTATTTGAAGTTGCGAATTCCGGAAGTGAAAAATTAAATACAGATCTTCTATTTAAAAGATTTTCGAAGCTTTCCGCTGAGAATAGCGGAAGTGGTTTGGGATTAGCCATCATCAGTGAGATTTGCAAATTCCATCATTGGACGATCAGTTATAAATTTGAAAATAATTTGCATATTTTTTCAGTAAAACTGTAA
- a CDS encoding diacylglycerol kinase family protein produces MKNVNDGFLKGRAKSLTYTFKGAFLLLKTEHSIMTQSFIGVVFVVLGFYFKITKVEWMFQILGFGLILTAESLNTAVEKLCDFVHPEYHKKIGFVKDIASGAMTFAVISVLILLTLIYYPYL; encoded by the coding sequence ATGAAAAATGTTAATGATGGCTTTTTAAAAGGAAGAGCAAAAAGCCTTACATACACTTTTAAAGGTGCTTTTCTTTTGCTGAAAACGGAACATTCGATAATGACACAGTCTTTCATCGGGGTTGTTTTCGTTGTTTTAGGCTTCTATTTTAAAATCACAAAAGTTGAGTGGATGTTTCAGATACTTGGCTTTGGACTTATTCTCACGGCAGAAAGCCTTAATACTGCAGTGGAAAAACTCTGCGATTTCGTTCATCCGGAATATCATAAAAAAATCGGTTTTGTAAAAGACATCGCTTCCGGAGCTATGACATTTGCTGTGATCTCAGTTTTAATTTTACTCACTCTAATCTATTATCCTTACTTATGA